In Amycolatopsis endophytica, the following are encoded in one genomic region:
- a CDS encoding serine/threonine-protein kinase, which translates to MTETEGQDNARVIAGRYRLRRHIGGGAMGVVWEATDQVLDRTVAVKQLLLPPRLTPEEAEQARKRSFREARLAARLQHPHAITVFDVADDDGKPVLVMEYLPSHSLAEVLAERGSLPPAEVARIGAHAASALAVAHAAGIVHRDVKPGNILLGADGTAKITDFGISKAADDGTLTGSGRFAGTPAFLSPEAARGEQPGPESDVYSLGATLYAAVEGRMPYGDTDNQMALLYAAAAGRVAPPRQAGPLTGVLDRILQVDPAVRPTMAELATELGKLASLSAPAKAGTAPSEGSRRRYVWAGAALVVVAALVVVLVIMLPGSTGTGAAPGQSTSAAPPPPSSSADPPSPTTRTVTETASSTSTPASPSTSASPSAGSATQVVSEYYALMPGNTDAGWERLGPVLQAQGKSSYAGWWSTISSVSIVSGPRMVDADTVEVTLTFVKKSGSRSTERHHLDMVERDGRMLINRDSGAL; encoded by the coding sequence GTGACGGAGACCGAGGGGCAGGACAACGCGCGCGTGATCGCCGGCCGCTACCGGCTGCGGCGTCACATCGGTGGTGGCGCGATGGGGGTCGTCTGGGAGGCGACCGACCAGGTACTGGACCGAACCGTTGCGGTGAAACAACTTCTGCTCCCGCCCCGGCTCACCCCCGAGGAGGCGGAGCAGGCACGCAAACGCTCGTTCCGTGAGGCCCGGCTCGCCGCGCGCCTCCAGCACCCGCACGCCATCACGGTGTTCGACGTGGCCGACGACGACGGCAAACCCGTGCTGGTCATGGAGTACCTGCCCTCGCACAGCCTGGCCGAGGTGCTCGCCGAGCGCGGCAGCCTCCCGCCGGCCGAGGTCGCCCGCATCGGCGCGCACGCCGCGTCCGCGCTGGCCGTCGCGCACGCCGCCGGGATCGTGCACCGCGACGTCAAGCCGGGCAACATCCTGCTCGGCGCCGACGGCACCGCGAAGATCACCGACTTCGGCATCTCCAAGGCCGCCGACGACGGCACCCTGACCGGCAGCGGCCGCTTCGCGGGCACGCCCGCGTTCCTCTCCCCCGAGGCCGCCCGCGGCGAGCAGCCCGGCCCGGAGTCCGACGTCTACTCGCTGGGCGCCACGCTCTACGCCGCGGTCGAGGGCAGGATGCCCTACGGCGACACCGACAACCAGATGGCGCTGCTCTACGCGGCCGCCGCCGGGCGCGTCGCCCCGCCGCGGCAGGCCGGACCGCTCACCGGCGTCCTCGACCGGATCCTCCAGGTCGACCCCGCGGTCCGACCGACGATGGCGGAACTGGCCACCGAGCTGGGCAAACTGGCCTCGCTGTCGGCTCCGGCGAAGGCCGGTACGGCGCCGTCCGAGGGGTCCAGACGAAGATACGTCTGGGCCGGTGCCGCGCTGGTCGTCGTCGCCGCCCTCGTCGTGGTCCTGGTGATCATGCTGCCCGGCTCGACCGGGACCGGCGCCGCGCCCGGCCAGTCCACCTCCGCGGCACCGCCGCCCCCGTCGTCCAGCGCGGACCCGCCGTCGCCGACCACGAGAACCGTCACCGAGACGGCGTCGAGCACGAGCACCCCCGCCTCTCCGAGCACGAGCGCCAGCCCGAGCGCAGGCTCCGCGACCCAGGTGGTCAGCGAGTACTACGCCCTGATGCCGGGCAACACCGACGCGGGCTGGGAACGCCTCGGCCCCGTCCTGCAGGCCCAGGGCAAGTCCAGCTACGCGGGCTGGTGGTCCACGATCAGCTCGGTCAGCATCGTCAGCGGTCCGCGAATGGTCGACGCCGACACCGTCGAGGTCACGCTCACCTTCGTCAAGAAGAGCGGGAGCCGCTCCACCGAACGGCACCACCTGGACATGGTCGAACGCGACGGCAGGATGCTGATCAACCGGGACAGCGGCGCGCTCTGA
- a CDS encoding TetR/AcrR family transcriptional regulator C-terminal domain-containing protein encodes MVEPPPYVRIVADIRRRIDSGELRAGDRVPSTRQLTQDWGVAMATATKALTALRQQGLVTAVPGVGTVVASARTPAPPRPREQDLSRDRIIAKAIEIADTEGLAAVSMRRLATELNAATMSLYRHVPGKDELVLLMADAVLAEDTLPTEPPADWRARLELSSRLQWAAYRRHPWLARTISLTRPQALPRGIAHTDWSLAALELLGLPPSTRLNAYLTLFGYVRGAAVTFEAEYEALRDTGQTPGEWMAEQGPHLAEMLELHRFPALARLLAHDFQTDLDAQFEFGLQRMLDGFEVFGAHPSRSTP; translated from the coding sequence ATGGTCGAGCCGCCGCCCTACGTCAGGATCGTCGCCGACATCCGGCGCCGCATCGACAGCGGGGAACTCCGCGCCGGTGATCGCGTGCCCTCCACGCGGCAGCTCACGCAGGACTGGGGCGTCGCGATGGCGACCGCGACCAAGGCCCTCACCGCGCTGCGGCAGCAGGGCCTCGTCACGGCCGTTCCCGGTGTCGGCACCGTCGTCGCCTCCGCCAGAACCCCCGCGCCGCCCCGGCCGAGGGAGCAGGACCTCAGCCGCGACCGCATCATCGCCAAGGCCATCGAGATCGCCGACACCGAAGGCTTGGCCGCGGTCTCGATGCGCCGCCTCGCGACGGAACTCAACGCCGCCACCATGTCCCTCTACCGGCACGTCCCTGGCAAGGACGAGCTGGTCCTGCTGATGGCCGACGCCGTCCTCGCCGAAGACACCCTCCCCACCGAACCGCCCGCGGACTGGCGAGCACGACTCGAACTGTCCTCCCGCCTGCAGTGGGCCGCCTACCGCCGTCACCCGTGGCTGGCCAGAACCATTTCCCTCACGCGGCCCCAGGCGCTCCCGCGCGGGATCGCCCACACGGACTGGTCCCTGGCCGCGCTCGAACTGCTCGGCCTGCCGCCGTCGACACGGCTCAACGCGTACTTGACCCTTTTCGGCTACGTCCGTGGTGCCGCTGTCACTTTCGAAGCCGAGTACGAGGCGCTGCGGGACACCGGCCAGACACCCGGCGAATGGATGGCCGAACAGGGGCCGCATCTGGCGGAAATGCTGGAGCTGCACCGCTTCCCCGCGCTGGCGAGGCTGCTGGCGCACGACTTCCAGACCGACCTCGACGCCCAGTTCGAGTTCGGCCTGCAACGCATGCTCGACGGTTTCGAGGTGTTTGGCGCGCACCCGTCAAGGTCGACACCGTAG
- a CDS encoding FAD-dependent monooxygenase, translating to MNILISGAGIAGPALAYWLREYGFAVTVVERAPALRLGGQAVDLRGTAREVVSRMGLLDEIRARHTGVVGVAAVDERNRRLYEWGAQLSGDSGGIIADIEILRGDLGQLFHDASRDGVEYLFGDAIAALDSRDDGVDVRFDSGGRRTFDLVVGADGVHSRVRRLVFGPEREWVADRGFFKCVFEAPVGTGSDGLQTMYSMPGGRRASVYPVRGRGARNAVVPGGCRGMGSPGRGGSEGPGGADFRGRGLVRAAADRGDARRTGLLPRP from the coding sequence ATGAACATCTTGATCTCGGGTGCCGGTATCGCCGGGCCCGCGCTCGCCTACTGGCTTCGCGAGTACGGCTTCGCCGTGACAGTCGTCGAACGGGCGCCGGCGCTGCGCCTCGGCGGGCAGGCGGTCGACCTGCGCGGAACCGCCCGTGAAGTGGTCTCGCGGATGGGCCTGCTGGACGAGATCCGCGCCCGGCACACCGGCGTCGTCGGCGTGGCGGCGGTCGACGAGCGGAACCGGCGGCTGTACGAATGGGGCGCGCAGCTGTCCGGGGATTCCGGTGGGATCATCGCCGACATCGAGATCCTGCGCGGCGACCTCGGGCAGCTGTTCCACGACGCGAGCCGCGACGGTGTGGAGTACCTGTTCGGCGACGCGATCGCGGCCCTCGACTCGCGCGACGACGGTGTCGACGTGCGGTTCGACAGCGGCGGACGCAGGACGTTCGACCTGGTCGTCGGCGCCGACGGGGTGCATTCGCGGGTTCGGCGGCTGGTGTTCGGGCCGGAGCGGGAGTGGGTCGCGGACCGGGGCTTCTTCAAGTGCGTGTTCGAGGCGCCGGTCGGCACCGGGTCCGACGGCCTGCAGACGATGTATTCGATGCCGGGCGGCAGGCGGGCGAGCGTGTACCCGGTGCGGGGGCGCGGCGCGCGGAATGCTGTGGTTCCTGGGGGATGCCGGGGAATGGGATCGCCGGGACGTGGCGGGTCAGAAGGACCTGGTGGCGCGGACTTTCGCGGGCGAGGGCTGGTTCGTGCCGCGGCTGATCGAGGCGATGCGCGACGCACCGGACTTTTACCTCGACCGTGA